The Nitrosomonadales bacterium nucleotide sequence ACTGTGCGTCTGGAAGCGAATCCGCTGCGGGTGGATGTCCCGGCGGTGTTTCGGACGGTGCGCGGCGAAGTGAACGGCAATTTCTTCACGACCGATATCGAACGGTTGAGACTGGCGCTGGAAAAGCTGCCCTGGGTACGCAGTGTCGCCATCCGGCGCGAATTTCCGGATCGCCTGATGGTGCGACTGGAGGAACACCAGCCGCTGGCGCGCTGGAACGACAGCGCACTGGTGAATCGGCAGGGCGAGGTATTCAGCGCGGAAAGCGGGCAATTGCTGCCGGATTTCGTGGGGCAGGAGGGCACCTCGACCGAGGTTGCGCAGAGCTTCGGGCAATTCAGCCGCCAGCTCGCGGCACTGGACCTGCAGATCGAGCGGCTGGCATTGACGCCGCGTCATGCGTGGCAGGTGCAATTGAACAACGGTCTGGTGCTGGAACTGGGGCGCGAGGAGATGCAGCGGCGTCTGGCAAGGTTCGTGGCAGTGTATCCGTACGGCATCGCCGCGATGCAGGGAAACATCAGGTATGTGGATCTGCGCTATCGCAACGGGTTTGCGGTGGGTGGCAGCGGCAAAGGTTGAAATCGGCAGTGGAGAACGAACGATGAGCAGGAACAGGGAAAACAAGAATCTGGTGGTCGGGCTGGATATCGGCACGTCCAAGATCGTGGCCATCGTCGGTGAGGTCAAGCCGGATGGGTCGCTGGAAGTGATCGGCATGGGCATGCACAAGTCCGACGGCATGAAAAAAGGCATGGTGGTGAATATCGAAGCCACCGTGGGATCGATCCAGCGCGCACTGGAAGAAGCGGAACTGATGGCCGATTGCAAGATACACGAGGTCTATACCGGCATCGCAGGCAGCCATATCCGCGGCATCAATTCGCGCGGCATGGTGAAGATCAAGGAGAAGGAGGTCTCGGTCGGCGATATCGAACGCGTTATCGAAACGGCCAGTTCGATCAGCCTGCCGGCTGACCAGCAGACGCTGCACGTCCTGGAGCAGGAATTCAGTATCGACGGCCAGGACGGCATCAAGAAGCCGCTGGGCATGAGCGGGATGCGGCTCGATGTGGAAGTCCATATCGTCAGCGGTGCGGTGGCGGCGGTGCAGAACATCATGAAATGCATCCATCGTTGCGGGCTGGAGGTCAACGAACTGATCCTGCAGCCGCTGGCATCGAGCAAGGCGGTGCTGGCCGAGGATGAAAAGGATCTGGGGGTGTGCATCGTGGATATCGGCGGTGGCACCACGGATATCGCGGTGTTCACCGGCGGCGCGATACGCCATACCGCAGTGATCCCGATCGCCGGCGATCAGATTACCAACGACATCGCGATGGCGTTGCGTACGCCGACTCAGGATGCGGAGGACATCAAGATCAAGCAAGGCTGCGCGTTGCGCCAGTTGGCCGACGACAGCGCGATCGAGGTGCCCGGGGTGGGCGAACGCGGACCACGCATGCTGTCGCGCCAGACGCTGGCGGAGGTGATCGAGCCGCGCGTCGAGGAATTGTATTCGCTGGTACAGCAGGAACTGCGCCGCAGCGGGTTCGAGGATCTGCTGTCGTCCGGAATCGTCATTTGCGGCGGCAGTAGCGCGATGCAGGGGATGGTTGAGCTGGGCGAGGAGATCTTCCATCTGCCGGTGCGGCTGGGTATCCCGAAATATGTGGGCGGCCTGTCCGACGTGGTGAAGACGCCGCGCATGGCGACGGGCGTGGGGTTGCTGTTGTACGGCCTGGAACATCACCTGCGCAACGAGGAGATACGTATGCAGTCGAGTTCGTTCGGTGATGTGCTGGCGAGGATGAAGAGCTGGTTCCAGGGGAATTTTTAGCGGTTCAGGGGTTGGTTGGCGGTACAAAACGGGTGCAGGGTGGGTTGGTAATTTTTTATAAGGAGACGACGATGTTTGAAATCATGGAAGCACAATCTCAGGAGGCGGTGATCAAGGTGATCGGTGTGGGTGGCTGCGGCGGTAATGCGGTCGATCATATGATCGAACAGGGCGTGCAGGGGGTCGAGTTCGTCGTCATCAATACCGATGCGCAGGCACTCAAACGCAGCAAGGCGCGCACCCAGTTGCAGATCGGCGCAAGCATCACCAAGGGGTTGGGGGCGGGTGCCAAGCCGTCGGTCGGCCAGGCGGCAGCCGAGGAGGATCGAGACCGCATCCGGGAGATGATCCAGGGTGCGAACATGGTGTTCATCACCGCCGGCATGGGTGGCGGAACCGGTACCGGCGCGGCGCCCATCGTTGCACAGATCGCCAAGGAGATGGATATTCTGACCGTGGCGGTGGTCACCAAGCCATTCGCCTACGAGGGCAACCGGATGCGTTTCGCCAAGGCGGGCATCGAGGCGCTGCACGAATTCGTCGATTCGCTGATCATCGTGCCGAATTCCAAGCTGATGGAGGTGCTGGGCATGGATATCACCGTGCCGGAAGCGTTCAAGGCGGCCAACGGGGTGCTACAGGGCGCAGTGGCGGGAATCGCGGAAGTGATCAACGTGCCGGGCCTGATCAATGTGGATTTCGCCGACGTGCGTACCGTGATGTCGGAGAATGGCATGGCGATGATGGGCTCTGCGATCGCTTCGGGCGAGGGGCGTGCCCGTATCGCCGCCGAGCGTGCGATCGCCAGTCCGCTGCTGGAAGATGTGGATATGTCGGGTGCGCGCGGCGTACTGGTGAACATCACTTCCTCAAGCTATCTGAAACTCAAGGAAATCGACGACGTGATGGAATGCGTCCAGTTTGCTGCGGAAGAGGCGACGGTGATCGTTGGCTCGGTGTTCGACGATGCCATGGGCGAGGACCTGCGCGTGACGGTCGTGGCAACGGGCTTGGGGGCGCCGCTGGCACGCAGGCAGCCCAAACCGGAGGTGGTCTACCGCAGCGAAGAGACTTTCCAGCGCACCGGGACGGATAATGAGCCGGCACCCAATGCCAGCGTGAACTACGCCGAACTGGATACGCCGGCAGTGATGCGTCGTGGTCGCAGGGAAGCGGTCGATGCCATGGAAAAGTCCGGTGTGGATACCTATGACATCCCGTCCTTCCTGCGCAAACAGGCGGATTAGGCGCGGTTCGGGAGTATGGCTGTGGTAAAATCGCACCGTGATTCCAGTGATCAAGACAGCGATGGTTAAGCAGCGCACCCTGAAGAATGCCGTCAGCGTGACGGGCGTCGGCTTGCATAGCGGCGAAAAAGTGACGCTCGGATTGCGCCCTGCGCCGGCCAATACCGGTATCGTGTTTCGCAGGGTGGACATCAAGCCGGTCGAAGAGATCTGTGCGAGCGCCGAGTTGGTGCATGACACGCGACTCTCGACTTGCATGGAGCAGAATGGTGTGCGGGTCGCAACCATCGAGCACCTGATGTCCGCGCTGGCCGGACTGGGTGTGGACAATGCCTATGTCGATCTGGATAGCGCTGAAGTGCCGATCATGGATGGCAGCGCCGGAACCTTCATTTTCCTGCTGCAATCGGCGGGTATCGTCGAACAGGGCGCCGCCAAGAAATTCATCCGCGTGAAAAAGGCCGTCGAGGTCAGGCAGGGCGACAAATGGGTCCGCTTCGACCCGCATCATGGTTACAAACTGACCTTTACCATCAACTTCGCTCATCCGGTATTCGCCAACAGCAAGCAGCATGTCACGGTGGATCTCGACGAGCATTCCTATGTCCGCGATATCAGTCGTGCGCGCACCTTCGGCTTCATGCAGGATGTGGAGAATATGCGTGCGCAAGGTCTGGCGCTGGGCGGCAGCCTGGACAATGCCATCGTGATGGATGACTACCGGGTGCTGAATCCGGACGGCTTACGATTCGAAGATGAGTTCGTCAAGCATAAGGTGCTGGATGCGATTGGCGACCTCTATCTGTTGAAATATCCGCTGATCGGCGCATTCTCCGGCTACAAATCCGGACATGCCCTGAATAATGCCTTGTTGCGTGCCCTGCTTGCCGACGAACAGGCGTGGGAATTTGTCACCTTCGACAGCGAGGAGGAAGCGCCCGCTTTTCTGAGACTGCAATTGCATTCCGCCTGACTCTCGCTGCCCCCCGGTAATGGCTGGTATATGTTGATCTTGCGTTTACTTCTGGTGCTGGTCTCCTTGCTGCTGGTGTTGAGTGGCGGCATGTACTGGTTTACGCGTGACCGGCGCTATATTGAATTCGCCTGGCAAACGCTACGTTTTACGGCGATCCTGCTGGCGGTCTTCGCCCTGCTGTTCGTGCTGGAACGTTATGTACTGGTCGGCTGGCGGATTCTGATCTAGTTTTTTCTGCGCGCCATTCTTTGCAGCGCGTCCTTCAATGGCGAATCGTCCATGTTGCCGCTCAGCTCGTTCAACGCGTTCCGTGCCGTTTCGGTCAGTATGCGGGGCGTGGGTGGTGGGCGATAGCGCATATAGTCAACTTGCACCTTGACGCGGATTCCGCTAACCTCACAATCCCTGTTTTGCAACATAACCACAAGTTCCGGTGCAAGTTGACGCAATTTCGCGGCAATGGCGGGATTCGCAACTGCGACACTCAGCGTGCCTGCATGCAGACCCAGAATCTGGGCGGATTCGGCAAGATGGGGCGGCGCAACGCTGGCGAAATGCTGCTGCAGAGCCAGCAAATACTTGGTCTTCCCGGTCAGGAAGCCGAATTCCTGACCGCTACTGAGGAGTGATTTAAGTCGTTGTGCCACGATGCTCTTGATGCTACACGTAAGGGGGAGATGCGTGAATATTATTCTGGTTTCCAATCGCTTGGCAAAAGCCAGCAGCATCAATCTGGGCGGCTGGCAGATTATGATGTTGCTCGTGCTGCTGTTCTGGATGATGCTGGGAGTGGCTTTTGCCGCGCAATACGCTCTGGTGCGTTTTGCCCCGGAAGGGCTGAATGACAGCATCCGCACACTGTTATCCAGGGTGCAGAGCGAGGAACGGGAAAAGCAACAGTCCTATATGCACAGCAGTCTCGATGCCATGGCAACGCGGGTCGGACGGATCCAGGCGGAGGTTCAGCGGCTGGATGCACTTGGGGCGCGCCTGGCGAAATTGACCGGCATGAAGCCGGAGGAATTCCAGTTCGATCAACCTCCCGCGCAGGGCGGTCCGCTGGTGATGCCCTCCACGCAGGAGTTGTCGGCTGCCAGCTTGGAGCGTCAGCTGGATAAACTGGCCGAAGTGGTGACGGATCGCTCCGACAAGCTGATGGCGCTAGAGACCATGCTGTTGCAGAATCAGCTGAACCGCAAGTTGCTTCCGTCGATCCCGCCAATCAATGGGGGATTCTATTCGTCGAATTTCGGTTGGCGCAGCGACCCCTTTACCGGCGCGAACGCGATGCATGAAGGGGTCGATTATATGGTTCCCGCCGGGACGGCGATCCGCGCCTCTGCAGGCGGGGTGGTGGCGTTCTCGGATTACCATCCCCAGTATGGTAATATGGTGGAGGTGGATCACGGCAACGATATCGTTACGCGATATGCGCATGCCTCCAAGCTGTTGGTGAAGGTTGGTCAGGTGGTCAGGCGCGGCACAAAGCTTGCCGAAGTCGGTAGTACCGGACGCTCTACGGGCAACCATTTGCATTTTGAGGTTCGTTATAAAGGTATCGCGCAGAATCCAGTGCGTTTTTTGCGGAACGCAGCCAGTTGATGGCAATACAGCTTTATCCGAGGGTGAGGTGATGGATCGCCTCACCCTTTATTATTTTGTGGTGTAAGAAAACGAGAACATGATTTCCAGAATGCTGAAAAGTGTCTTCGGTAGTCGCAATGATCGTCTGCTCAAGCAGTATCGCGCTATCGTCAAGACCGTTAACAAGTTTGAATCCGATATCACCAGGCTGAGCGACGAAGAGTTGCGCCAGAAGACCGAAAGTTTCAAGCAGTGTTTTGCCCGGGGCGAGACGCTGGACGCGCTGCTGCCTGAAGCGTTCGCGGTCGTGCGAGAGGCCAGTTCGCGTGTACTGGGGATGCGTCATTACGACGTACAGTTGATTGGCGGGATTGCGCTGCATAACGGCAAGATCGCCGAAATGCGAACCGGTGAGGGCAAAACCCTGATGGCCACCCTGCCGGTCTATCTGAATGCAATCTCGGGCAAGGGCGTGCATGTCGTGACGGTCAACGACTATCTGGCCGGTCGCGATGCGGAGTGGATGGGCAAGGTGTACCGTTTCCTCGGGCTGTCGGTCGGGGTGATTCTGTCACAGATGCCGCACGACCAGAAGAAGGCGGCTTATGCGGCCGACATCACCTACGGCACCAACAACGAGTTCGGCTTCGATTACCTGCGTGACAATATGGCTACGCAAATGGATGAGCGCTACCAGCGCCCGCTCAATTACGCCATCGTGGACGAGGTGGACTCAATCCTGATCGATGAGGCACGCACACCGCTGATCATCTCGGGGCAAGCCGAGGATAACGTCGATATCTATGTACACGTCAATCAGTTGGCGCCGCAGTTGGTGCGCCAGAAGGATGGTGACGAAGAGGGGCCCGGCGATTTCAGCGTGGACGAGAAGAACCATCAGATATTGTTGACCGAAGCGGGACACGAACGTGCGGAGACCATCCTGACACAGGCTGGTTTGTTGCCGGAAGGCGGCAGTCTGTACGATCCAGCCAACATTACCCTGATCCATCACCTGTATGCGGCATTGCGTGCGCACAGTCTGTACCACCGTGACCAGCACTATGTGGTGCAGGATGGTGAGGTGGTGATCGTGGACGAATTCACCGGCCGACTGATGGCGGGGCGGCGCTGGTCCGATGGCCTGCATCAGGCAGTGGAGGCAAAAGAGGGCGTCCCCATACAGAAGGAGAACCAGACGCTGGCCTCGATCACCTTCCAGAACTATTTCCGTCTGTACCACAAACTGGCCGGCATGACCGGTACTGCGGATACCGAGGCGTATGAGTTTCAGCAGATTTACAGCCTGGAGACTGTCATCATTCCTCCGCATCGCCCGACCATCCGTAACGACCAGATGGATAAGGTGTATCTCACCACCGGGGAAAAACATCTCGCGGTGATCGATGACATCAGGGATTGTTACCGGCGTGGTCAGCCGGTACTGGTCGGTACGACCTCGATCGAGAATTCGGAATTGTTGTCCGGGTTGCTGGACAAGGAGAAGATGCCGCATCAGGTATTGAATGCCAAACAGCATGCGCGCGAAGCGGAGATCGTTGCGCAGGCGGGGCGCCCGAAAATGGTGACCATCGCCACCAATATGGCGGGGCGCGGCACCGACATCGTATTGGGGGGCAACGTCGAGAAGCAGGTTGAGCTCATCCGCGGGGATGACAGTCTGGAAGAGTCGGAAAAAGAAGGTCGTATCGCGCAATTGAAGGAGGAATGGCAGCAATTACATCAGCAGGTGCTGTCCAGCGGAGGGCTGCACATCATTGGAACGGAACGCCACGAGTCGCGTCGTGTTGACAACCAGCTGCGTGGGCGTTCCGGGCGCCAGGGTGATCCGGGCTCCAGTCGTTTTTTCCTGTCACTGGAAGACCCGCTGTTGCGCATCTTCGCTTCCGACCGGGTGGCGGCGATCATGAGCCGGTTCAAGTTGCCCGAAGGCGAGGCGATCGAACACAAGTGGGTGACGCGCGCCATCGAGAACGCGCAACGCAAGGTCGAGGCGCGCAATTTCGATTTGCGCAAGCAGATACTCGAGTACGACGATGTGGCCAACGACCAGCGCAAGGTGATCTATCAGCAGCGTAGCGAACTGCTGGAAAGCACGGATATCTCCGATACCATCGCCGCGATGCGGGAAGGCGTGCTGGAAGATGCCATCAGCCAGCACATCGCGCCGCACAGCATGGAGGAACAGTGGGATGTGCCGGGGCTGGAAAAGGCGCTGGCGGCGGAATTTCGCCTGGCTCTGCCGATAGCGCGGTGGCTGGAGGAAGACAGACAGCTGAACGAAGAGGGTTTGCGCGTACGCATTGCCGAACAGGCGCGGCAGTTGTATCAGGCCAAGGTGGACGCGGTGGGCGGCGAGGCGATGCACCATTACGAACGAGCGATCATGCTGCAAAGCCTGGATGTGCATTGGCGCGAGCACCTTGCCGCGCTGGATCATTTGCGCCAGGGCATCCATTTGCGCGGCTATGCGCAAAAGAACCCGAAGCAGGAGTACAAACGCGAGGCATTTGAACTTTTTGCCATGATGCTGGACGAGATCAAGCGCGAGGTGACGCAGGTGTTGATGATGGTGCAGGTGCGTAGCGAGGCGGATGTCGAGGCGGTAGAATCGCAACCCGCACCGGAAAATGTGCAGTATCATCACGCCGATTATGATGAAGCGCTGGAGCAGGGCGCCCAGCCATCGGATGGGGAACATAAGCCGTTCGTGCGCGAAGGGCAGAAAGTGGGCCGTAACGATCCTTGTCCGTGCGGTTCGGGCAGGAAGTACAAACAGTGCCACGGGAAATTGAATTGATACGCGAAAGGAGAATGACATGTCGTTAGTGATTGATACGCTGCGCACCTCGCCGGTTACCGAGGAACTGAACGATGCCGAGGTGGAGATTCTCGCGGAATTATTTGAGGTGCAGGATTACAAATCAGGCGCGGCCATCGTCCAGCCCGGGAGTGATCAGCCAGACAACCTGTATATCCTGGCGCATGGCGACATCGAGGTGAAGATCAAGAGCGGCGCTGAAGAATCCACCATCCACGTCCTCAAGCCCGGCGACCTCGCGGGCATCATCACCTTTGCAGGTGGCGCGGCTTCTGATGTCAGCGCAACGTTGATCGCGATCGGAGACACCAAGGTGCTGAGCATGCCAAGGGCAAAGTTCGAGACATTGATCAACTCGCACCCCATGATCGTGTATCGCGTGATGCGAGGCGTGGTGCGCAACGTGCATGGCATCGTGCGGCGCGTGAATACGGAATCTGCAGAACTCGCCAATTACATCTACAAGAGCGGCGGGCGTTATTAGATAGCACGACGACCGGCCATTCCCCGAGTCAGGCGATTCCGGGGCGCCGGTTACAGGAGAAGGTCTTATGCCGGTCAATCTGACCCCGCCCGTAGCGGCACAACTGTTGCCCGTTGCGGGCGTTTCTTTGGGTGTCGCGCAAGCGGGCATCAAGTATGCGGGCCGCAAGGACCTGCTGGTGATGCAGCTATGTGAAGGCGCGCGCATTGCGGGCGTATTTACCAGGAATCGCTTTTGTGCTGCGCCGGTAATCGTGGCGCGCGAGCATCTGGATGCAAATCAGGACATTCGCGCGCTGGTGGTCAATACTGGCAATGCCAATGCGGGCACCGGTGAGCAGGGGTTGAGCGATGCGCGCGGTACCTGCGCGGCACTGGCGGGTTTGCTGGGGTGCCGGGATGCCCAGATATTGCCGTTCTCTACTGGCGTGATCATGGAACCGTTGCCGGTAGCGAAGATTGCTGCCGGTTTGCCGGGTGCTGTAGCCAATATGCGTCCGGATAACTGGTTTGATGCTGCACAGGCGATCATGACCACCGATATCGTCGCCAAGGCGACCTCCCGGCAAGTGACGATAAAAGGCGTGAATATCACTGTCACTGGTATCGCCAAAGGTTCCGGCATGATCCACCCGAACATGGCGACCATGCTGGGCTACATTGCCACCGATGCCGCGGTCTCGCAGCCCTTGCTGCAACAGATGGTGCGCGAAGCCGCCAATCGTTCATTCAACTGCATCACCGTGGATGGCGACACCTCCACCAATGACGCGCTGATGCTGATCGCCACAGGCAAATCTGCCTTGCCGGAAATCAGCGAGACGGCAGATGTTGAGTTCGCCGCGCTGCAGGCCGCAATCAGTGAAGTTGCCATTTACCTCGCACAAGCCATCGTGCGCGACGGAGAAGGCGCGACCAAGTTCATTGCCGTAAAAGTCGAGGGCGGGAAAGATGAAAACGAATGCAGGCAGATAGGATATGCGATTGCACGCTCGCCGCTGGTCAAGACCGCATTCTTTGCCTCTGATCCCAATCTTGGACGCATTCTGGCGGCAATCGGCTATGCCGGCGTCGATGATCTGGATGTTGCTGCGCTGGAACTGTATCTGGATGAGGTGCTGGTTGCCGAACATGGCGGGCGTGCTGCCAGCTATCGCGAGGCGGACGGCCAGCGCGTGATGCAGCAAAGCGATATCACGATTCGGGTGGTGTTGGGTCGCGGGACGGCAAATGCGACGCTGTGGACTTGCGATTTTTCTTATGATTATGTGAAGATTAATGCGAGTTATCGGAGTTAGTTTGTTATCCCTGTGAAGGCCGGAATAAAGAGTCCGTTTTTTGGCGAGCTTCAAGGAACGATTATCTGAAACAAGGCCGCTCGTGGTGAGATATCGAACCATGAATTGCCCTAATCAAAATCAAAACCGCCGGGTCATCCCCGGCCGCTTTGCATATTTAGGTACACCCATCCTTCGACAATCTCAGGGCGAGCGGCCTTGTTTGAAAGACCACTTTGAACACGCAAACCGAAAACACCAAGATCGTCGAGGTTGCCGCCGCCGTCCTGCAGCGTCCCGACGGATCCTTCCTGCTCGCCCAACGTCCTGCCGGTAAAATTTGGGCCGGCTACTGGGAGTTTCCCGGTGGCAAGGTCGAGCTGGGCGAGACGCCGCATCATGCACTGGTGCGCGAGTTGCGCGAAGAGTTGGGGATCTCGGTCGAGACCGCTTATCCGTGGTTGACACGCGTGTTTACCTATCCGCACGCGACGGTACGGCTGAATTTTTTTCGCGTGACGGCATGGCGCAGTGAATTGCATCCGCACGAGGGACAGCAGTTTGCCTGGCAACCGGCCCTCTCCCGCGAGCGGGAGAAGGGGCGAGTTTCAGTTGAGCCTGTCCTGCCTGCCAACACGCCTGTCCTGCGCGCGCTGGAATTGCCGGCTTTGTATGCAATCAGCAATGTCGCCGAGCTGGGTGAGGTGGAATTTCTGCGGCGACTGGAGAAGGCTTTGTCGGATGGATTGCGGTTGGTCCAGTTGCGCGAGAAGGATTATCCGCGCGAGGCACTGCATGAACTGGCCCTGAAGATGATGCCGATGATCCGTCGATATGGGGCGCGACTGATTATCAATGCCGATATCGAACTGGCCGGCGAAGTCCGGGCGGATGGTGTGCAATTGAGCAGCAAGCAGCTCGCCGGATTGCGCAAACGCCCCGAAGTGAACTGGTGCGGAGCTTCTTGTCACAATGCAGGAGAGTTGCGCCGGGCGGAAGAGCTGGGTTGCGATTTTGCGTTGCTGAGTCCGGTTCTTCCGACGAAGTCACACCCGGGGACGCCGCCTCTGGGCTGGGAAGAATTTTCAGTCGCCGCATCTGGATCGTCCATTCCCGTCTATGCTTTGGGCGGATTGACGCACGATAACATGCGTACGGCCTGGCGGCATGGCGCGCACGGGATAGCGTTATTGCGTCAGGCCTGGTGATTCGCGTCGAGGGAGTCCCGCTCGCGCTGTTCGATGCGATATTCCTCGTTGGCCCATTTCCCAAGGTCGATGAGTTTGCAGCGTTCACTACAGAACGGGCGATGGTGGTTGTCGGTATCCCATACATGTTCGCGACCGCAATGCGGGCAGGTGACAACTGGTTGTGACGTGGTGCGGGTCATGACGAGAGGCTGCAAAAGGTCAGATCGAAAGGAACATCCTGGTCGAACAGGGTGGACTTCGCAGAATAGTTGGCGGCGACGAAACGGATGTTGAGCGCATATTTGTTGGCGCTGACTTCGGGGATGCAGGCCATGTCATCGTCCAGGCCGATGCGCAGCATCTGCGCGATGCGGCCGCCCTGCATTTGCTGGAAGGCTCCGTGGTGTGCAGTAAAGTGCAGCGTCTTGCCGCCTTCGCGCAACAGTCGCAGGATGACTTCCAGTCCCGTGTGCAACGGCATGAACGGGGATAGCCAGTCCTGAAGATTCTCACGCCGCAGGTCGGCATGCTGTTCCTGCCAGTAATGATAGGAAGGCAGGTCGAATTCGCAGGTGCCTCCCGGCATGCAGGCGCGCTGCCGGATACCCATCAGCCATTCGTTCTCGCGCAGGTGCTGGCCGATCTTGCCGCCCAGCGCGAGCAGGTTCAGGGATGCGTTTTCGATCTCGGTCAGGATGGCATCCAGCGCTTCTTCGGAGATCGCGGGGTTGTTGTGCAGGCCGGACAATGCGCGTTTTTGCCGCTCCAGCTCCTGCACCAGCTCCGATTTCAGGTCGGCGCGGCTCGAGACTTCGAGTATTTCGAACAATGTGCCAAGCGCGGCATGATGATCCACCGAGCTGTCTTTTTCCATGAAATGCGCCATGCGTGCGAACAAATCCTCGAGGCGCAGCAACGTGCGCACCTTTTCGTTGAGAGGAAACTCGTAACTGATCATGGGTTATCGCACGGAAGGTCGTTGGGTGAAGACCGGCTAAAGATATATTGAATGTCTGTTAATCGTCAATTGCTGTTTGCCATCATGGTGTAGCGCCCATGCAGGATGGTCACCTGTGCTGCCAGTGCATCCACTCCGCCATCATTGTGAATGATGTCGTCAGCCAGTCGCAAGCGTTCGTCGCGCGGCGTCTGCTGGGCAATGATGGCGCGCACTTCCGATTCACTCATCTGGCTGCGACCGATAACCCGCCTGACTTGGGTGGCCGGTTCGCAATCCACTACCAGGATGCGTTGCACAAGTTTCTGGAAGGCGACGCTCTCCGGCAATAGCGGCACAACCAGAACGATGTACGGGTTCGTATGCAACTGCGGCAAGCGTGATTCGACCTGTTCCAGTATCAGAGGGTGCAAAATCCCTTCCAACTGACGCTTGGCGCCGCTATCGGCAAATATCCGTTCGCGCATCTTGTTGCGGTTCAGTGTGCCGTCCTTTTCGATGTACCCGTC carries:
- the argJ gene encoding bifunctional glutamate N-acetyltransferase/amino-acid acetyltransferase ArgJ — translated: MPVNLTPPVAAQLLPVAGVSLGVAQAGIKYAGRKDLLVMQLCEGARIAGVFTRNRFCAAPVIVAREHLDANQDIRALVVNTGNANAGTGEQGLSDARGTCAALAGLLGCRDAQILPFSTGVIMEPLPVAKIAAGLPGAVANMRPDNWFDAAQAIMTTDIVAKATSRQVTIKGVNITVTGIAKGSGMIHPNMATMLGYIATDAAVSQPLLQQMVREAANRSFNCITVDGDTSTNDALMLIATGKSALPEISETADVEFAALQAAISEVAIYLAQAIVRDGEGATKFIAVKVEGGKDENECRQIGYAIARSPLVKTAFFASDPNLGRILAAIGYAGVDDLDVAALELYLDEVLVAEHGGRAASYREADGQRVMQQSDITIRVVLGRGTANATLWTCDFSYDYVKINASYRS
- the zapD gene encoding cell division protein ZapD; translated protein: MISYEFPLNEKVRTLLRLEDLFARMAHFMEKDSSVDHHAALGTLFEILEVSSRADLKSELVQELERQKRALSGLHNNPAISEEALDAILTEIENASLNLLALGGKIGQHLRENEWLMGIRQRACMPGGTCEFDLPSYHYWQEQHADLRRENLQDWLSPFMPLHTGLEVILRLLREGGKTLHFTAHHGAFQQMQGGRIAQMLRIGLDDDMACIPEVSANKYALNIRFVAANYSAKSTLFDQDVPFDLTFCSLSS
- a CDS encoding cyclic nucleotide-binding domain-containing protein — encoded protein: MSLVIDTLRTSPVTEELNDAEVEILAELFEVQDYKSGAAIVQPGSDQPDNLYILAHGDIEVKIKSGAEESTIHVLKPGDLAGIITFAGGAASDVSATLIAIGDTKVLSMPRAKFETLINSHPMIVYRVMRGVVRNVHGIVRRVNTESAELANYIYKSGGRY
- a CDS encoding DNA gyrase inhibitor YacG, translating into MTRTTSQPVVTCPHCGREHVWDTDNHHRPFCSERCKLIDLGKWANEEYRIEQRERDSLDANHQA
- a CDS encoding dephospho-CoA kinase, which codes for MSTPARGKLHIGLTGGIGCGKSTAAMLFAEHDAGIIDTDIIAHSLTQATGAAMPAICKAFGDGYIEKDGTLNRNKMRERIFADSGAKRQLEGILHPLILEQVESRLPQLHTNPYIVLVVPLLPESVAFQKLVQRILVVDCEPATQVRRVIGRSQMSESEVRAIIAQQTPRDERLRLADDIIHNDGGVDALAAQVTILHGRYTMMANSN
- a CDS encoding Nudix family hydrolase, whose product is MNTQTENTKIVEVAAAVLQRPDGSFLLAQRPAGKIWAGYWEFPGGKVELGETPHHALVRELREELGISVETAYPWLTRVFTYPHATVRLNFFRVTAWRSELHPHEGQQFAWQPALSREREKGRVSVEPVLPANTPVLRALELPALYAISNVAELGEVEFLRRLEKALSDGLRLVQLREKDYPREALHELALKMMPMIRRYGARLIINADIELAGEVRADGVQLSSKQLAGLRKRPEVNWCGASCHNAGELRRAEELGCDFALLSPVLPTKSHPGTPPLGWEEFSVAASGSSIPVYALGGLTHDNMRTAWRHGAHGIALLRQAW